In a single window of the Panulirus ornatus isolate Po-2019 chromosome 23, ASM3632096v1, whole genome shotgun sequence genome:
- the LOC139756893 gene encoding synaptophysin-like isoform X3: MEPPPVYMEQPKTPLKGIFASLNTRVLKEPRGFMKILQFIFSICAFATTTNFSSSFSFRVLCKGNQDNSTLITEKIVYPFRIDSIRTSYKVCGNSESLHLSGDFSSDAEFFVAVGVLAFLYVIGALVLYTLFSSIYDNNDLVPVVDCGAHVVFAILWLAGSSAWANSLTNLRMATNVQTIIKEHDDFCGDNICHSSKEPGFSGLYISIILGFLNVFLWASNLWFLYKETHFFKDKMNSDANAANIPGAH, encoded by the exons GGAATATTTGCAAGCCTGAACACAAGGGTACTGAAGGAGCCTCGAGGTTTCATGAAGATTTTGCAGTTT ATATTTAGTATATGTGCATTTGCAACAACTACAAACTTCAGTTCCTCATTTTCCTTTCGGGTGCTGTGTAAAGGTAACCAAGATAATAGCACACTTATTACGGAGAAAATTGTTTATCCATTTCG GATTGATTCCATACGAACATCATATAAGGTATGTGGGAACTCTGAATCGTTACATCTAAGTGGAGACTTCTCTTCAGATGCTGAATTTTTTGTAGCAGTTGGGGTCCTGGCCTTCCTGTATGTTATTGGTGCTCTGGTTCTTTACACCTTGTTCAGCAGCATTTATGACAACAATGACCTTGTACCTGTTGTG GACTGTGGTGCTCATGTCGTCTTTGCAATTTTATGGCTTGCTGGAAGCAGTGCATGGGCCAATAGTTTGACCAATCTGCGTATGGCCACAAATGTTCAAACCATCATAAAGGAACATGATGATTTTTGTGGAGATAATATATGTCACTCTTCCAAAGAGCCTGGTTTCTCTGGACTGTACATTTCTATT ATTCTTggattcttgaatgtgtttcTGTGGGCCAGCAACCTCTGGTTTCTTTATAAGGAAACTCACTTCTTCAAGGACAAGATGAATAGTGATGCTAATGCTGCTAATATTCCTGGAGCTCACTAA
- the LOC139756893 gene encoding synaptophysin-like isoform X4, whose amino-acid sequence MEGIFASLNTRVLKEPRGFMKILQFIFSICAFATTTNFSSSFSFRVLCKGNQDNSTLITEKIVYPFRIDSIRTSYKVCGNSESLHLSGDFSSDAEFFVAVGVLAFLYVIGALVLYTLFSSIYDNNDLVPVVDCGAHVVFAILWLAGSSAWANSLTNLRMATNVQTIIKEHDDFCGDNICHSSKEPGFSGLYISIILGFLNVFLWASNLWFLYKETHFFKDKMNSDANAANIPGAH is encoded by the exons GGAATATTTGCAAGCCTGAACACAAGGGTACTGAAGGAGCCTCGAGGTTTCATGAAGATTTTGCAGTTT ATATTTAGTATATGTGCATTTGCAACAACTACAAACTTCAGTTCCTCATTTTCCTTTCGGGTGCTGTGTAAAGGTAACCAAGATAATAGCACACTTATTACGGAGAAAATTGTTTATCCATTTCG GATTGATTCCATACGAACATCATATAAGGTATGTGGGAACTCTGAATCGTTACATCTAAGTGGAGACTTCTCTTCAGATGCTGAATTTTTTGTAGCAGTTGGGGTCCTGGCCTTCCTGTATGTTATTGGTGCTCTGGTTCTTTACACCTTGTTCAGCAGCATTTATGACAACAATGACCTTGTACCTGTTGTG GACTGTGGTGCTCATGTCGTCTTTGCAATTTTATGGCTTGCTGGAAGCAGTGCATGGGCCAATAGTTTGACCAATCTGCGTATGGCCACAAATGTTCAAACCATCATAAAGGAACATGATGATTTTTGTGGAGATAATATATGTCACTCTTCCAAAGAGCCTGGTTTCTCTGGACTGTACATTTCTATT ATTCTTggattcttgaatgtgtttcTGTGGGCCAGCAACCTCTGGTTTCTTTATAAGGAAACTCACTTCTTCAAGGACAAGATGAATAGTGATGCTAATGCTGCTAATATTCCTGGAGCTCACTAA
- the LOC139756893 gene encoding synaptophysin-like isoform X2: MEPMPMQYEQQPPPVYMEQPKTPLKGIFASLNTRVLKEPRGFMKILQFIFSICAFATTTNFSSSFSFRVLCKGNQDNSTLITEKIVYPFRIDSIRTSYKVCGNSESLHLSGDFSSDAEFFVAVGVLAFLYVIGALVLYTLFSSIYDNNDLVPVVDCGAHVVFAILWLAGSSAWANSLTNLRMATNVQTIIKEHDDFCGDNICHSSKEPGFSGLYISIILGFLNVFLWASNLWFLYKETHFFKDKMNSDANAANIPGAH; this comes from the exons GGAATATTTGCAAGCCTGAACACAAGGGTACTGAAGGAGCCTCGAGGTTTCATGAAGATTTTGCAGTTT ATATTTAGTATATGTGCATTTGCAACAACTACAAACTTCAGTTCCTCATTTTCCTTTCGGGTGCTGTGTAAAGGTAACCAAGATAATAGCACACTTATTACGGAGAAAATTGTTTATCCATTTCG GATTGATTCCATACGAACATCATATAAGGTATGTGGGAACTCTGAATCGTTACATCTAAGTGGAGACTTCTCTTCAGATGCTGAATTTTTTGTAGCAGTTGGGGTCCTGGCCTTCCTGTATGTTATTGGTGCTCTGGTTCTTTACACCTTGTTCAGCAGCATTTATGACAACAATGACCTTGTACCTGTTGTG GACTGTGGTGCTCATGTCGTCTTTGCAATTTTATGGCTTGCTGGAAGCAGTGCATGGGCCAATAGTTTGACCAATCTGCGTATGGCCACAAATGTTCAAACCATCATAAAGGAACATGATGATTTTTGTGGAGATAATATATGTCACTCTTCCAAAGAGCCTGGTTTCTCTGGACTGTACATTTCTATT ATTCTTggattcttgaatgtgtttcTGTGGGCCAGCAACCTCTGGTTTCTTTATAAGGAAACTCACTTCTTCAAGGACAAGATGAATAGTGATGCTAATGCTGCTAATATTCCTGGAGCTCACTAA